A genomic stretch from Clavelina lepadiformis chromosome 5, kaClaLepa1.1, whole genome shotgun sequence includes:
- the LOC143458898 gene encoding uncharacterized protein LOC143458898, with amino-acid sequence MDVNLKLIIEIECDPEDDAANFICGQCLHNCTSNETLLAHQKTAHESSCNNVTREKLMEWWETVGGVKTDLTADAVNYFMKLFSSYSSPDELFHKFSCDGITCIPSLFFLPRKLSLCLTRKLFDVFLSHVTTVAHNKKGKHSDYLAYFNNLKLAT; translated from the exons ATGGATGTCAACTtgaagttaattattgaaatagaaTGTGACCCAGAAGACGATGCAGCAAACTTCAT atgtggacaatgtttgcataactgcacaagtaatgaaactttgctggctcatcaaaaaactgctcacg AATCTTCTTGCAATAATGTTACAAGAGAAAAGCTGATGGAATGGTGGGAAACAGTGGGTGGCGTTAAAACAGATCTAACTGCAGATGCggttaactattttatgaaGCTATTTTCTTCGTACAGTTCACCGGATGAACTGTTTCATAAATTCTCCTGTGATGGAATTACGTGCATCCCATCACTATTTTTCTTGCCAAGAAAATTGTCACTATGTTTAAcacgaaaattgtttgatgtatttttatcaCACGTTACCACTgttgcacacaacaaaaagGGGAAACATTCAGACTATTTAGCTTATTTCAATAACTTAAAGCTTGCAACATAA
- the LOC143460916 gene encoding CDP-diacylglycerol--glycerol-3-phosphate 3-phosphatidyltransferase, mitochondrial-like, which translates to MDCVSDKGSLHDYLELNTPCFAVQGENIKVLNSPSEFYCCLIDGIMSAKRRIVLSALYLGTGEKEEKLVQCLDEALHRSVVDNRSLDVSILFDYVRGSRGSKNSKTILLPLLKHHDSSAGTNKLEVSFYHTPSLRGAWKQFLPARFNEVIGLNHLKIFIFDDTFIISGANLSTEYFHQRQDRYMQFNNCNLLANHFQTLVKAVSSFSFQLQSDGSLRFSEQCPYHPFNGNYSQFISFANRSLQSLLNPYQSVIASDSNAVIERQPGLFSSVFSSAVYLLQAIGFMKENKNNRDVAFTESNGAPQHRQEHSDPDTFIFPTLQMGIAGVRQDERVTKLLLESFPSKSHVCFTSGYFNITDDYSNAVLSSSANFDILTASPEANGFLGASGFAGNIPAVYIYFTRLFFEQLTKNESQKRIKIWEYMRPQWTYHAKGIWFCEEGQSLPSATMIGSSNFGLRSVNRDLEAQVILITKNRKLMEQLQTEKANLLKWSKPVTPETFAQPRYFVPRWVCYVSNLIKHYF; encoded by the coding sequence ATGGATTGTGTAAGTGATAAAGGAAGTTTGCATGATTATTTGGAATTGAATACGCCTTGCTTTGCTGTACAAGGagaaaacattaaagttttaaactctCCATCTgagttttattgttgtttaattgaTGGAATAATGTCTGCCAAAAGACGAATTGTTCTGTCAGCTCTCTACTTAGGAACTGGTGAAAAGGAAGAAAAACTTGTACAGTGCCTTGATGAAGCATTACATCGAAGTGTTGTTGACAATAGATCTCTTGACGTCAGTATTCTTTTTGATTATGTTCGGGGATCCAGAGGAAGCAAGAATTCCAAAACTATATTGTTACCACTGTTAAAGCATCACGATTCATCAGCAGGAACAAACAAACTAGAAGTTTCTTTCTACCATACACCATCTTTACGGGGTGCATGGAAGCAATTTCTGCCAGCTAGATTTAATGAAGTGATTGGACTTAACcatttaaagatttttatttttgatgacACTTTCATCATTAGCGGGGCTAATCTCAGTACTGAATACTTCCATCAACGTCAAGATAGATACATGCAATTCAATAACTGCAATTTGCTCGCTaatcattttcaaacattAGTTAAAGCTGTCAGTTCATTCTCATTTCAGCTCCAATCAGATGGATCTCTAAGGTTTTCTGAACAATGCCCATATCATCCCTTTAATGGCAATTACAGTcagtttatttcatttgcGAACAGAAGTTTACAAAGTCTTTTGAACCCATATCAATCAGTCATTGCTTCAGATTCCAATGCAGTTATTGAGCGTCAGCCAGGCCTGTTCTCCAGTGTGTTTTCATCAGCTGTTTATCTTTTGCAAGCAATTGGTTTTATGAAGGAGAACAAAAATAATCGTGATGTTGCATTTACTGAAAGCAATGGTGCTCCACAACATAGACAAGAACACTCTGATCCAGACACATTTATTTTTCCAACTTTGCAAATGGGAATTGCTGGAGTGAGACAAGATGAGAGGGTAACAAAACTCCTTCTGGAAAGCTTTCCCTCTAAGTCACATGTATGTTTTACATCTGGTTATTTCAATATAACTGATGATTATTCTAATGCAGTATTATCCAGCTCTGCCAATTTTGACATACTAACTGCTTCTCCTGAAGCTAATGGCTTTTTAGGAGCATCTGGATTTGCTGGAAATATTCCTgctgtttatatttattttaccagattattttttgagcagttaactaaaaatgaaagtcagaaaagaataaaaatatggGAATATATGCGACCTCAATGGACCTATCATGCCAAAGGAATTTGGTTTTGTGAGGAAGGCCAGTCTTTGCCATCAGCAACAATGATTGGCTCTTCAAACTTTGGCTTGCGGTCGGTTAACCGAGATCTGGAGGCTCAGGTAATTCTGATCACTAAAAACCGAAAATTAATGGAACAGTTGCAAACAGAGAAGGCAAATTTGTTGAAATGGTCAAAACCAGTGACTCCTGAAACTTTTGCACAGCCAAGATATTTTGTACCTCGCTGGGTTTGTTATGTAAGcaatttaattaaacattatttttag